The genomic DNA ACGTTCCGACAACGGCGAAGCGCCGTGGCTGTCGTCGCGCGCCCGCCAGGGATGGCGCGACAGCCATCAGCCTTGCGGCAGTGGGTTCGCCGCGCGCGCCGGGCTACTGCATGCAGGCGAGTACGACACAGCCGACCTCGGTGTACGCCTGACGGCACCCTGGCCGACCCGTGCGGCACGTTGCGGGGGCGCCGGTACGGGCGCGGACCTGCCCCGCGGCACGTCGTGGCAGGACGGCGCCCTCGCCGGCCACGTACACGGCGCCGCACGTCCGACCGCATGCCAACACTGCCCGGTACTTGACGGGTTCCGCACCACCGGGCCCTGTGACACGATCCTGAAATGATCTCCAACTCGCCCATACCTTCGGTCGTTCCCGCGGGCCGGATGGCCCGGATGCGACAGCCGGTGCTCGGTCTTTCCGGCGGCCTGGAACTCCGTCCGTGGCGCCGGAGTGACGCGGGCGTCCTCGTGGCGGCCGGCCAGGATCCCTCGATTCGGCGATGGAACCTTCTGCATGTGGACTCGCCGGAGGACGCACGCGAGAGGATCGAGCGCATGCACGAGCGGTGGCAGACCGAGCTGAGTGCCATGTGGGCCATCGCCCGCACGGACGGCGGCGAAGCCACGGGCCTGATCGGGTGGAGTGGCATCGACCTCAAGGGCGGCGGTGCCGAGATCGTCTACTGGGTCCTGCCCGCGGTACGCGGCGGCGGTGTGGCGGTCGAAGCCACGAAACGCGTCAGCCGGTGGGCCCTGGACGACCTCGGCCTGCACCGGCTCCGGCTGTGCCACTCGGTGGCCAACCCGGCGTCCTGCCGGGTGGCGGTCAAGGCCGGATACTCCCTCGAAGGCACCATGCGCAGCGCGCTGCTGCACGCGGACGGCTGGCACGACCAGCACCTGCACGCCCTCGTCCAGGGCGACATCGGCATCTGAGGCCTGCCGCGACAGCGCGCCGGTCGCAGCCACTCCCGTACACGGAGCCCTCAAGGTGTTCACCGGTCGGACGGACGAGCCGGCGTGCGGCTCACGCGACATGGTGACCGGTCGGCCCGTGCGGCCCGCCCTGGCGAGTGGCGCCCACCGGCAGGCCGATCAGCGGCAGGTCGTCGGTGGAGGTCAGGAGCAGGCGACCAGTCCGGCCGCGTCCACGGTGAAGACAGCCCGCCCGGCGGCCACCTGTCGGTCCCGGTCGGGTCCGGGGCGCACCAGCCGGTCCAGCGCGCGGACCAGCGCCATCTCGTCGGCAGCATGCTCGGTGAGTCCTGCGGCAGCCATCTCGCCGACGCCCTCGGCGCCGTGACCGGCGATCGGCCGGTATCCGACGACCGGTACGCCGGCGGCGAGCGCCTGCTGTGCCGTCTGCCCCGCGGCGTTGTCAACCAGGGCGCTCGATGCCGCCATGAGGTCGGGCAGGTCCTCGACCCAGCCCAGCGCCAGAACGCCGGGAAGCATCGCGGCACGGTCCCGCAGCTGTTCGTCCCTGCCGCACAGCAGCACCGGTATGTGGCCCGCGCCGGCGAGCAGCAGCGCCGTTTCCGTCAGCCCGTGTCCCACGCCCCAGGCCCCGGCCGAAATCAGCACGGGTGGACGGCCGGGGCCGCGCCGCGCGAACTCCCGCGCCCAGCGGGACGACCGGCCGCGCGGGTTCTCGTGGCCGACCGAGGCGAAGGCCGGGGGCACGATCGGGCCGCAGACCTCTGCCGGGCGTCCGGTCGTGGCGCGCACGCGTGCCGCGGCGGCCTCGGTCAGGCACAGGTGCAGGTCGTTGCCGGGATGCAGCCACTGTCGGTGCACGGCGAAGTCGGTGACCACGACCGTGCTGGGCGGGCAGACACCGTCCCGGGACCGCAGCCGCCCCGTGACCTGAGCGGCCTGGTGGAAGGTGGAGACGAGCGCGTCCGGTCGCCAGCGTTCCACGACGCTGCGCAGGCGTGGCTCCAGGACCGCGGCCAGCGGCCCGGTGCCCGGTGCCCAGTTGTTCCGGTCGCCCGGGTCTCCGCGGTCGCGGAAGAATGCAGAGTAGACCGCTCCGTAGGCCCAGGGGCAGCGGCGCAGCGTCGTGCGGTACACGGCGCGCAGCCCACGCCCGGCACCGGGGGGCAGCAGGTCGAGGAGGTCCACGCATACCGTCAGGTCGCCGCCGGACCGCAGACGCCCGGCCAGTTCGGCGGCGACGGCATCGTGTCCGGCGCCCATGCTCGCGCTGACGATCAAAATCCGACGTCCCATTCTTGGATATTCCTCCGCATGGACCCTCCGCGCATGGCGGCCGGTGCGCCACACCCGGACGGGCGGGCCGTTAGCCCAGTGGCGTCGCGCGCGTTTGCCGTTGCGTCGGTTGCATGAAGGATTACTCAGTACGGGTCGGTACAGGCGGTGCTTCGAGAGCACCAGGATGTCGGCGGCCCCGGAGGACGGAAGGCCCATGCGCAAGAGCCCCCTACCCCGCGGAATGCCCGCAGCCGAGGCCGGTGCGGCACTGTCGGCTGCGGCCGGTCCGTCTGCCCGCGCCCCGCGTCCGGTCGTGTTGATCACCGGGGCCTCCTCCGGTATCGGTGCCGAAGTCGCCTCACGGCTCGCCGTCGGCGGCCGATGGGAACTGCTGCTGAACGGGCGGGACGAAGACCGGCTCGGCAGTGTCGCCGCGCGTACTTCCGGTGTCGCGCTGCCGATGGACCTGGCCTCCGAGGAGGGCTGCCGCAGGCTCGCCGAGGCCGCGCTGGCGCACAGTGGCAGAGTCGACGCCCTCGTCGCAGCAGCGGGCCTCGGCTGGGCGGGCGCCTACACCGACATGCCGCCCGCCACCGTGGACCGCCTGGTGAGTGTCAACGTCTGCGCCGTTCTCCATCTCGTTCGCCTGGTCCTGCCGCAGATGGTGTCCCGCGGATCGGGCCGGCTGGTGCTCATCGGCTCTGTCGCCGGCCGGTTCGGCGTGCGGGGCGAGGCGGCGTACGCGGCGACGAAGGGCTCCCTGATCGCGTTCGCGGACAGCCTGCGCTACGAGCTCCGGGGCACCGGCGTCCAGCTCTGCCTGGTACTGCCGGGGCCCGTCGACACGCCGTTCTTCACCCGCCGTGGCACGCCGTACACGCGGTCCTGGCCACGGCCGGTATCCGCCGGGCGGGTCGCGGCAGCGGTCGAGGAGGCGCTGGCCGGTGGGCGGGACGAGATCGCCGTGCCACGCTGGCTGGGCGTGCCGGGCCGGGTGCAGGGTATGGCCCCGCGGCTCTTCCGCAGGCTGGCCACACGCTTTGGCTGAGCGGGCCCACGGCGACGGGCACGCGCGCAGGGGTGGTGACACATGATCATCCTGTCTGTCGTACTGGCACTGCTCGCCGCGCTGGGGAACGCGGGAGCCTCCGTGCTGCAGCGCCGCGCCGCGGCGGTCGACCTGCCCGGGCTCGCGGGCAGCCATCTGTTCGGAAAGCTGGGGTTCATCCGCCGGCCGGCCTGGCGCTGGGGTGCGGCGCTGCTGGTCGTCTCCGGGCTGGCACAGGCCCTCGCCCTGGCGACCGGACCACTGGCTGTGGTGCAGCCGGTGATGACGACGGAGCTGCTGTTCACACTGGTGCTGGCCGCGATCGTCTTCCGGCGGCCGCCCGGGGTTCGTACCTGGGGAGCGTTCCTCGGGATGGCGCTGGGTCTGGCGGTCTTCCTGCTGCTGGCCAGTCCGACCGGGGGCCTGGAGACCGTGCCGCCGAAGAGGTGGCTGCTCGGCGCCGTCCCGGCCGCCGCCGTGTCGACCGTGCTGATCGTGGTGGGTATGCGACTGCTGGGCTCCGCCCGCGCGGCGGTACTGGGGTCGGCGACCGCCATCGGCTTCTCCTTCACCGCGGCGCTGATCAAGGACACGCTCGGCCTGGTGTCCGGCGGGGTCGAGGGGCTGTTCGCGACATGGCAGATCTACACGGCCGCGGCCGTGGGCCTGGGATCCTTCCTGCTGCTGCAGGCCACGTTGCGGGCCGGCTCGCTGGCGGCGTCGCAGCCCGCGCTCACGCTCGGCGACTCGTTGCTGAGCGTCATTCTGGGTGTCGCGCTCTTCGAAGAGCAGATCGACCTGGGCTGGCGGGTGCTGCCGGAGGCTGCGGCGCTGGGGCTCATCGCGCTCGCCAGCGTGCATCTGAGCAGTTCACCGGTGGTCTCCGGAAAGGAAGAACAGCGATGGTAGGACGCTCCGGTGCAGGGCGGACGGCGGTGTCGTCAGGCGCGGCGGCCGGCGCGGTGGGTGCGGCCGCGGCCGCCGCGTGGCACATCGGGCCCGCCGCCACCTGGCTGCCGCCCGTACGGAGGATCCTCAGCCCGGCGTTGGACGGCCGCGGTCATCCCGCCCATGTGGCGCTGACCTTCGACGACGGGCCGGATCCGGCCAGCACCCCACACTTCCTGCGCGTCCTGGACGAGCACCGGGTGCGGGCCACCTTCTTCGTCGTCGGCAGCTCGCTGGAACGGCATCCTGACCTCGGCCGGGCGCTTGTGGCGGGTGGTCACGAGGTCGCGGTGCACGGCTGGCAGCACGGGCGCCCCTGGTTCCCCACGCCGCTGCGCGACGTACGGGAGGTGGCGCGCACCGTCGGCGCGGTACGGCGAATCTGCGGGACCGTTCCGCAGTGGTACCGGCCGCCTTACGGCATCCTCACCGGCGGCCGCCTGGTCGCAGCCCGCCGCGCCGGGCTGCGACCGGTGCTGTGGTCGGCCTGGGGCCGGGACTGGACGGCGTGCGCCGATGCTCGCTCCGTGCAGGCATCGGTCCTCGCGGATCTGACCGGCGGTGGCACCGTACTGCTGCACGACGCGGACGGCTGGAGCGCGCCGGGTGCCTGGCGAGCCGCGCTGGGCGCGCTGCCCGGACTGCTCGCCGAGTGTCGCCGACTCGGTCTGACCGCCGGCCCGCTCGCCGAGCACGGCATCAAGCGCGTGCACACCGGCACACGCTGACCGGGCACGGCGCCGCCGGTGAGAGCGACGGCCTCGCCGGTGGGGACGCCCGGAACGGGAGCCGGTCCCTGATCCCGCCCGCCCTCGTGACACTCGCCGCCGCGTTGCTGTCGCCGTCCCGCGAATCGGCCTCCGGCATCGCATGGCCCTCTGCGGCGCACGCTTCCCGGATGGCCCGCATCGGAGTAACCGCACCGGTCTCGACCGACCGCCGTCGGCTCGACCGGGCTACAGTCGGCCACGTACGACAAGCTCCCGACCCCGGACACCGTCCCCGGTGTCCGGCCGGACCTCGGGCCGGCCGCCGCGTTCGGCCTCGCGCCCGGTGCCGGGCCGGCCGCTCAGCGACGTATCGCCACCGATGCCTCTGACGTGGAGCCCTTCATGACCACACCGCAAGATCTGCTGATCGTCGCCTTGGACGTGGAACCCAGCCGTCCCGTGGAGCAGGGCGATCTGTCGCTGGCACTCGCGGGAGCCGAGGTGATCGATCTCATCGACGCCGAGGCACTGACTCTGGACGACGACCGCATCGTGCCGAGTGCCCGGTGGACGCTGGCTGATCACTTGTTGGACGAGGCCGCTTCGTCACTCGTTCGGCAGATGCCCTACGAGTCGGTCGAGGACTGGCTGTGGCGCCGGGGCCGCGGACTGTCCTCGGCCTATCTGGCCGCCCTGGAGGCGGAAGGGCAGGTCACTCGGCAGCACGGCCGCTGGATTCCCACGCGGACCATCCGGACGGCACCGGTCGACTCACCCGCTCGCCGCCACGCCTCTGAACGCTGGACGTCCGGTGAGCCCGTCCTCGCGGTCCTCGCTGCTGCCGTCGGGATCCGCGAAATGCCTGCTGAGGACTCCCCGAGCGGGGCCGACGACGCGGTCGAGACGGTGCTCGCCGCCGTCAACGACGCAGTGATGGAGCTGGAGGCCGTACGGCAGCGGCGAGCCATCGAAGATGCGGCCTTCGACAACATCTGGCGCGGCCAATGACGGGCACGGGCGGACCATCAGCCATCTCCACAGGCCGGGAGCCGCAGCCACCGGCGATGAACCGCAGATGATGCCGTGATTGAACCGGATGACGCCCTGTGTCGCCGACTCACCGACGTCACGCGGTTTCCCAACTGATTCATCCGCCACGTCCGATGTGGCCGCTCGCCCGGCGTGCATGAGCGTGTGGAGACTTCGCAGAGAGGTGAGCCCGATGGACAGGCGTACGTTTTCCAGAATTCTCACGGCAGGGGCTGTCGGAATATCGTTACCGGCGCTGCCGGTGACATCGGCCTCGGCACCCGGCCGGGAAGGGCTCACGATGCCCCCCGCGGGACGGCGGGGTAACACGTCCTTCGGCACACTCAAGCAGGTCGATGCCGGGGTCCTGAACATCGGATACGCCGAGGCCGGCCCCGCCGACGGCCCTGTGGTCGTCCTTCTGCACGGCTGGCCCTACGACATTCACAGCTATGTCGACGTGACACCGTTGCTGGCCGCGAAGGGCTACCGGGTGGTCGTCCCGTATCTGCGCGGTCATGGCACGACGCGCTTCCTTTCGAGCAAGACGTTCCGGAACGCCCAGCAGTCGGTGATCGCTCTCGACATCATCGCGCTGATGGACGCGCTGAAGATCGAGAAGGCTGTCCTCGCCGGTTTCGACTGGGGCGCGCGGACGGCCGACATCATCGCGGCCCTCTGGCCGGCACGATGCAAGGCGCTGGTCTCGGTGACCGGCTATCTGATCACCAACCGTGAACGCAACAAGGCGCCACTGGCGCCGGAGGCCGAGTGGGCGTGGTGGTATCAGTACTACTTCGCCACGGAAAGGGGCAGGCTCGGCCTCGAGCGGTACAAGCACGCTTTCGCGAAGCTCATCTGGAAGAACGTCTCCCCGACATGGCATTTCGATGACGCAACGTTCGAGCGCACTGCGACGGCCTTCGACAATCCGGACTGGGTGCCCATCGTGATTCACAACTACCGCTGGCGACTTGGCCTGGCCGCGGGCGACCCACAATTCGATCAGCTCGAGAAGCAACTTGCCCGAAGCCCTGCCATCTCGCTCCCGACGATCACCCTTGACGGTGAGCTGGATCCGTTCACTCCGCCCGGAGACGGCGCCAGTTATCGCGGCCGCTTCACGGGCAGGTACGCCCACCGAACTCTGAAGGGCATCGGCCACAACCTGCCGCAGGAGGCCCCTGAAGCCTTTGCCGAAGCGGTGGTCGAGGTCGACAGCTTTTGACCGGCCGACCCGCTGTCTGCTCACGGCCGTCCAGTGGATGTCCCGGTGGACGGCCGTCGGCGCCACTCGACGTCACCGACCTCCGATGCCGACCTCCGGCGTGATCGGAACGCCTCACCGCTGTCGGCCCGGCGGACCTGCAACCGCCCGGCCTCCACTGCTGCGGCTCGACGAGACAGGATCGAGATCGCCACCCGGCCCGGTCACGGACGCGTGGCGACTGATGTTGCCTGCCGTGCCCGCACGCGTGCGGGCACGGCACGCCGCCACCTTGATCTTGTAGTCGCGCGGATCCATGGCGCACCACTCCCAGCGCGCTCCCCGTGAACGGTAGATGCAGGAAAGACGTGCCCCACATCACCACCTTGACGGGTGACGAACTTGCGTGTAAATATCGTCACTACTCTAACCAGTGATGCATCTCAGAGTGCCTGGCACGTGATCACACGGGCCACCACCCTCGCCGGTGCCGTATCTCCGGCGACCGGTAACGACCCAGGCTCCAGCACAACCAGCGCAGGAGGCGACCCATGTCGCGAACAGAGAAGATCCCGAGCGACGCCGAAGCGGCCCGTCATGCCCGGTTCGGCAGACTGCCGGAGCGCATCCGCCTGGAGGACACGACCGAAGGGCACGCGGCCACATTCCTGGATCCGGCGAGGGATGCGTACAACTACGACGAGTGGCTCGTGCGCATGTGTCTGTGACGTGCAGAACGCCCCGCCCGTCCGTCAAAGGATTCCCGTGAAGATGTCAATGCCGCTGAAGAGGGTGTCGGTGGCCGTGGGTGCGGTGACCATCGCCTTCGGCTGCTTCGTCCAACTCTTCTGAAACGCCGCCTCCCCCAGGAGGTCCGAAGCCATGGGTGTGGCCCGCGGTCCACACCCCGCCTCGGCCGCCGGCCAAGGGCTTCGGGGACAACCGGTAGGGCCTTGTCACATCTCTGGGCGTGGCACCCGCCGGTCCTCTGTGTGCTGACAGGCGCGGTCCGCCGGCGGGAGGCCGCGGGACCGAGTGTCTACTCCTGGACGATCACCGCGCTCTGGAGGCGTGCCGCGTCCTGACCCGGCGGGGCTCCGAACATGCGCCGGTACTCGCGACTGAACTGCGACGGGCTGTCGTAGCCGACGGCGTGTCCGATCGCGGCCACGTCGTGCGACGCTGCGATGAGTTGAATGCGGGCCTTCTGGAGCCGGAGTTGCTTTTGATACTGCAGCGGACTCATGGCGGTCACCGCACGGAAGTGCCGATTGAGCGACGAGACGCTCATGCCGACCTCGCGGGCGAGGTCGTCGACGCGAATCACCTGGTCGTAATGAGCCTGGATCCACTCGGTCGCGCGGGCGACGAGAGCCATACGGCTGTCGGCCAGGCCGACCTGTCTGACCAGGGCCGCCTGGGGCCCGTTGAGCAGTCGCCAATGAATCTCGCGTCGCACGCCGGGCGCCAGTACCGGGATGTCGCGTGGCTCGTCCAGCAGGCGCAGCAGCCGGACGACGGCATCGAGCAGCGTGTCGTCGGCGTCGCTGGTCGCGATGCCCGGTCCGTCATGAGTGGGGACGGCCGCGGGGCCGGCTTCCACCAGCAGTTGCGCAACGATCGAGGGTTGCAACGGAAGCCCGAACGCGAGAAACGGCTCGGCGGGCGTGGCGTCGGTGATCTGCGAGGTCAGGGGGAGGTCGACGGTCGCGACGAGGTACTGGCCCGCGTGGTAGTCGAAGACGCGGTCGTTGAGGATCGAGCGCTTCGCCCCCTGAGCCACCAGAGCGATCACGGGTTCGGTGACCGTGCCCAGCGGTTCGGTCACGTGCTCGGTCGAGAACACCGTCATTCCCTCGACCCGCACCGGGCGCGGGCCGCCCGCGGCGAGCCGCGCGATCCGGTTTCGGATTTCGTCCAGGTGATGCACCACACCAGTGGACCATGGGGTTGCCCGCAAGGCCAACATGATCCAGGCAAGGTTGAGCGGATTGTGCAACGATCCGCGCGCATCGGTCTAGGAGATCGCCAGGCCGCGGGGTCGAATGGAGGGGCACCGGGATGGCCTCCACGGCGTCCCCGAACCTCGTTCCGTCTGGGAGTTCCACCATGTCGCTCGATTCCTACGTCACGCTCGGCCGCTCAGGTCTGCGCGTCAGCCCCTTCACGCTGGGCACGATGACCTTCGGTGAGGATCTCGGGTGGGGCAGCAGCCCACAGGAGTCCGCGAACATCCTGGCCGCCTATCTGGACCGGGGCGGCAACTCGATCGACACTGCCAACATCTACACCAACGGCCACTCCGAGAAGATCATCGGCGACTACTTCGCGGGCCGGTCCGCGCTGCGCGACCGGGTCGTGATCGGCACGAAGTTCTTCGGCAACCTGTACGAGAACGACCCCAACGGCGGCGGACCCGGTCGGAAGGCGATCGTGCAACAGCTGGAGAACTCGCTGCGGCGTCTGCAGACCGACTTCGTCGACATCTACTGGTTGCACAATTTCGACCCGGTCACACCGGTCGAGGAGACTCTCCGCGCGCTGGATGACCTGATCCGCGACGGCAAGGTCCGCTACGTCGGATTCTCCGACGTGCCTGCGTGGGCCGCCGCCGAGGCGGCAACCATCGCGCGTTTCCGCGGGTGGGCCCCGATCATCGCTCTGCAGTTGGAGTACTCCCTGCTCGAACGCACCTCGGAGGGGGAGTTGATCCCCATGGCCCAGGCCCTGGGCATGGGTGTGATGCCATGGAGCCCGTTGAAGAGCGGGTTCCTGTCCGGCAAGTACTCCAGCACCACCACCGGCCCGGTCGACACCACGCGCACACAGCTGGTCGGTGCGCCGAGCGAGGCCGACTATGTCGTGATCGACGCGCTCGACGCCGTCGCCCGCGAGGTGGGCGCCGGCCCCGCCGCAGTGGCCCTGGCCTGGGTGCAGGGTCGTCCCGGGATCACCTCCACCCTGGTCGGCGCGCGCCGCATCGACCAGTTCGAGGCCAACCTGCAGGCCCTGGACGTGACCCTCACCGAGGCCCAGCGCGGTGTGCTGGATGACGTGTCCGCTCCCACGCTGAACTTCCCCGCCGACAACAACAGGACGTTGGCGCCGATGATCCAGTTCGGCGGAGCCACCGTGGACGGCCGCCGGTCAACGGTGTCCCCGCTGCTGCAGGCCGGCAGCGCCCGCTACTGACCCCCCCCCCGGGACACGGCGACGAACCGGTCCTCGGCAAGGCCCGCCCCCGGTCCGCGACACCGTCGTGATCGCCACCGAACCACGTCGACCACGTAGTGGACGCCGACGGTCTCAGCCCTGACGGCCGTTCCTGTGCCGGCGGTCGGGAC from Streptomyces sp. NBC_01707 includes the following:
- a CDS encoding GNAT family N-acetyltransferase, with protein sequence MISNSPIPSVVPAGRMARMRQPVLGLSGGLELRPWRRSDAGVLVAAGQDPSIRRWNLLHVDSPEDARERIERMHERWQTELSAMWAIARTDGGEATGLIGWSGIDLKGGGAEIVYWVLPAVRGGGVAVEATKRVSRWALDDLGLHRLRLCHSVANPASCRVAVKAGYSLEGTMRSALLHADGWHDQHLHALVQGDIGI
- a CDS encoding AraC family transcriptional regulator, with amino-acid sequence MTVFSTEHVTEPLGTVTEPVIALVAQGAKRSILNDRVFDYHAGQYLVATVDLPLTSQITDATPAEPFLAFGLPLQPSIVAQLLVEAGPAAVPTHDGPGIATSDADDTLLDAVVRLLRLLDEPRDIPVLAPGVRREIHWRLLNGPQAALVRQVGLADSRMALVARATEWIQAHYDQVIRVDDLAREVGMSVSSLNRHFRAVTAMSPLQYQKQLRLQKARIQLIAASHDVAAIGHAVGYDSPSQFSREYRRMFGAPPGQDAARLQSAVIVQE
- a CDS encoding galactosyldiacylglycerol synthase, with product MGRRILIVSASMGAGHDAVAAELAGRLRSGGDLTVCVDLLDLLPPGAGRGLRAVYRTTLRRCPWAYGAVYSAFFRDRGDPGDRNNWAPGTGPLAAVLEPRLRSVVERWRPDALVSTFHQAAQVTGRLRSRDGVCPPSTVVVTDFAVHRQWLHPGNDLHLCLTEAAAARVRATTGRPAEVCGPIVPPAFASVGHENPRGRSSRWAREFARRGPGRPPVLISAGAWGVGHGLTETALLLAGAGHIPVLLCGRDEQLRDRAAMLPGVLALGWVEDLPDLMAASSALVDNAAGQTAQQALAAGVPVVGYRPIAGHGAEGVGEMAAAGLTEHAADEMALVRALDRLVRPGPDRDRQVAAGRAVFTVDAAGLVACS
- a CDS encoding GPP34 family phosphoprotein; the protein is MTTPQDLLIVALDVEPSRPVEQGDLSLALAGAEVIDLIDAEALTLDDDRIVPSARWTLADHLLDEAASSLVRQMPYESVEDWLWRRGRGLSSAYLAALEAEGQVTRQHGRWIPTRTIRTAPVDSPARRHASERWTSGEPVLAVLAAAVGIREMPAEDSPSGADDAVETVLAAVNDAVMELEAVRQRRAIEDAAFDNIWRGQ
- a CDS encoding polysaccharide deacetylase family protein, which codes for MVGRSGAGRTAVSSGAAAGAVGAAAAAAWHIGPAATWLPPVRRILSPALDGRGHPAHVALTFDDGPDPASTPHFLRVLDEHRVRATFFVVGSSLERHPDLGRALVAGGHEVAVHGWQHGRPWFPTPLRDVREVARTVGAVRRICGTVPQWYRPPYGILTGGRLVAARRAGLRPVLWSAWGRDWTACADARSVQASVLADLTGGGTVLLHDADGWSAPGAWRAALGALPGLLAECRRLGLTAGPLAEHGIKRVHTGTR
- a CDS encoding DMT family transporter, with protein sequence MIILSVVLALLAALGNAGASVLQRRAAAVDLPGLAGSHLFGKLGFIRRPAWRWGAALLVVSGLAQALALATGPLAVVQPVMTTELLFTLVLAAIVFRRPPGVRTWGAFLGMALGLAVFLLLASPTGGLETVPPKRWLLGAVPAAAVSTVLIVVGMRLLGSARAAVLGSATAIGFSFTAALIKDTLGLVSGGVEGLFATWQIYTAAAVGLGSFLLLQATLRAGSLAASQPALTLGDSLLSVILGVALFEEQIDLGWRVLPEAAALGLIALASVHLSSSPVVSGKEEQRW
- a CDS encoding aldo/keto reductase encodes the protein MSLDSYVTLGRSGLRVSPFTLGTMTFGEDLGWGSSPQESANILAAYLDRGGNSIDTANIYTNGHSEKIIGDYFAGRSALRDRVVIGTKFFGNLYENDPNGGGPGRKAIVQQLENSLRRLQTDFVDIYWLHNFDPVTPVEETLRALDDLIRDGKVRYVGFSDVPAWAAAEAATIARFRGWAPIIALQLEYSLLERTSEGELIPMAQALGMGVMPWSPLKSGFLSGKYSSTTTGPVDTTRTQLVGAPSEADYVVIDALDAVAREVGAGPAAVALAWVQGRPGITSTLVGARRIDQFEANLQALDVTLTEAQRGVLDDVSAPTLNFPADNNRTLAPMIQFGGATVDGRRSTVSPLLQAGSARY
- a CDS encoding alpha/beta fold hydrolase, translated to MDRRTFSRILTAGAVGISLPALPVTSASAPGREGLTMPPAGRRGNTSFGTLKQVDAGVLNIGYAEAGPADGPVVVLLHGWPYDIHSYVDVTPLLAAKGYRVVVPYLRGHGTTRFLSSKTFRNAQQSVIALDIIALMDALKIEKAVLAGFDWGARTADIIAALWPARCKALVSVTGYLITNRERNKAPLAPEAEWAWWYQYYFATERGRLGLERYKHAFAKLIWKNVSPTWHFDDATFERTATAFDNPDWVPIVIHNYRWRLGLAAGDPQFDQLEKQLARSPAISLPTITLDGELDPFTPPGDGASYRGRFTGRYAHRTLKGIGHNLPQEAPEAFAEAVVEVDSF
- a CDS encoding SDR family oxidoreductase; this translates as MRKSPLPRGMPAAEAGAALSAAAGPSARAPRPVVLITGASSGIGAEVASRLAVGGRWELLLNGRDEDRLGSVAARTSGVALPMDLASEEGCRRLAEAALAHSGRVDALVAAAGLGWAGAYTDMPPATVDRLVSVNVCAVLHLVRLVLPQMVSRGSGRLVLIGSVAGRFGVRGEAAYAATKGSLIAFADSLRYELRGTGVQLCLVLPGPVDTPFFTRRGTPYTRSWPRPVSAGRVAAAVEEALAGGRDEIAVPRWLGVPGRVQGMAPRLFRRLATRFG